A window of the Candidatus Liberibacter solanacearum CLso-ZC1 genome harbors these coding sequences:
- a CDS encoding DNA ligase: protein MTDFNTKLHNHLCSRGNLGNPLTDKERRQLKSLLKFEAKFLPTPRQLLKIINDFKPVSQLSFWEALIETEYLTKIVLHHRRWYYRLSDETPLLDADYDKIEIRIIKLAEHFPELYSLAHPIISEVGY from the coding sequence ATGACTGATTTTAACACCAAACTCCATAACCACCTTTGCTCTCGGGGAAATCTGGGAAACCCGCTGACCGATAAAGAACGACGACAGCTCAAATCTCTACTGAAATTTGAGGCAAAGTTTTTGCCAACACCCCGCCAACTTTTAAAAATAATCAATGATTTTAAGCCCGTCAGCCAACTTAGCTTCTGGGAGGCTTTGATCGAAACGGAATACCTCACTAAAATAGTACTTCACCACCGCAGATGGTATTACCGCCTGTCCGATGAGACCCCTCTTCTTGATGCCGATTATGATAAAATAGAAATTCGTATCATTAAATTAGCCGAGCACTTCCCTGAGCTATACTCTTTGGCTCATCCTATTATAAGCGAAGTGGGGTATTAA
- a CDS encoding nucleoside/nucleotide kinase family protein: protein MSHIFVLMGKAGVGKTSIAKRVVEESYNLTYPLGTTTRKPRRDEKDGVDYRFISLKRFKEWDKQGRFIETTVYRNEHYGLLKQDILELMDKEFDVLTILTPDGLDVFKKRFGKKVTSIFITPPSEKRVKSEEDISETTGKPNPR from the coding sequence ATGTCTCACATATTTGTTTTAATGGGAAAAGCAGGTGTTGGTAAAACATCAATCGCAAAACGAGTTGTAGAAGAGAGTTATAATCTAACTTATCCACTTGGCACTACCACGAGAAAGCCTAGAAGAGATGAAAAAGACGGAGTAGACTACCGCTTCATTAGTCTTAAGCGCTTCAAAGAGTGGGATAAACAAGGCCGATTTATCGAAACTACCGTCTATCGCAATGAACACTATGGATTGCTCAAACAAGACATCCTAGAGCTTATGGATAAGGAGTTTGATGTCTTAACTATTCTGACTCCTGACGGGCTGGATGTTTTTAAAAAACGCTTTGGCAAAAAGGTAACCTCCATCTTCATAACTCCCCCGTCAGAAAAAAGAGTTAAAAGCGAAGAAGACATCAGCGAAACAACTGGCAAGCCTAACCCAAGATGA